The Cyclopterus lumpus isolate fCycLum1 chromosome 6, fCycLum1.pri, whole genome shotgun sequence genome contains a region encoding:
- the zcchc14 gene encoding zinc finger CCHC domain-containing protein 14: MVESRSSVQREGVYRWFSSLTSAQRAEFLCGLLDLCVPIELRFLGSCLEDLARKDYHSLRDAEIRANNPADLSALTNITDEVVRSKLLVSLALLGADNREAAGVLYRTLTHIDTVINNYGLALNDGRTEEQFLLLFTMASHHPAFSFHQKQVLRQQLSQIQDVLQVSKGGGGGGGGDAQAAGPGGVRTATCPSQSHHHYHRQTASLPPASLAPAACPRPVASGPACLPLSACQPCHTHCTCWHKSQTREAGTLSGATMGRRDRAVSQELTPPHPDLPPPPLPLLPPPPPPPQLPPPLPAGQVQDAAAPTRNRTKRLIERVALRGVTHAPEDTAEYVLEAGWSDGLVSSVVRTQQEVTELLTQLSQAFPDDAVEKFFPQSIELDPRSLTALPCHVLQHHSVQLFFTSARPLSPNCPASLPSPLPPVSSSLPTVPVSPTCPFTSSSNLGCMVQHRGANRAVYRVASVQPVVSTHSSVLTRPSPHLSSLPPPPPLPPPIPPPQLSSLSLAGGCDPSTQPHPQHSQPHSYPQHHLHAQTSGPPGAQHQSLHLSHSQPLPHSHSLSYAQSHPLSRSQSYPQAACPSQPNSAEQNGILDWLRRLRLHKYYPVFKQLTMEEFLALTEEDLNKYDLTQGAKKKLKTQLELQKTQLEIQKEMQMEKRPCSGIARVTPSSHMGPSTHPTSTAGELRVEVDAVPHHPVSTDSSSSSGYSSSPCSPRTPLGCDSAFDRTRDIHRRVPGPEAVGGGPEKERSCLFILNSSCPTGSSRPTAQVLPVQTDPAPLHPPSCSSQPPLGHPQPPYHPQASYPQALLSSVSNPARILASPRKPHPPPLCTEDRTKPLGSGPPVAGAGFPSGLSVGMGVRLEKLFSGRNMDGSSTLQDTLVSRGLVGGDVGPMVETSSALTSTSNSHHHVSHPPLHFHLSSSCSPSPSGFYSYPPTSFSSSCPATKSGSSSSGGGGDGGGGGGVFVPMAMASSVPVAAVPGNTYYPAQPTSSLSPSPSPSPSSASSLDPSSGHTPSTCVCSSCGCWGNCGAYGTLPGYLQPFSAGPSLFTLGPLLHLSPLIASSSAAAGSGAAPFSYPMMVPPPVYRHSPASHDQQQGFAFYQPHGIMGNGAHKWSAGNVSCYNCGANGHRAEECKQPAMDSAQQGTFRLKYTPHSNSKDSGD, encoded by the exons ATGGTGGAGAGCCGCAGCAGTgtccagagggagggggtgtACCGCTGgttctcctccctcacctccgcCCAGAGAGCCGAGTTCCTGTGCGGCCTCCTGGACCTCTGCGTCCCCATTGAGCTCCGCTTCCTCGGCTCGTGCCTGGAGGACTTGGCCCGCAAGGACTACCACTCCCTCCGGGACGCGGAGATCAGAGCCAACAACCCCGCCGACCTCTCGGCTCTCACCAACATCACGGACGAGGTGGTGCGCAGCAAGCTGCTGGTGTCCCTCGCCCTGCTCGGCGCGGACAACCGGGAGGCCGCGGGGGTCCTGTACAGGACCCTGACTCACATAGACACGGTGATCAACAACTACGGGTTGGCGCTGAACGACGGGAGGACCGAGGAGCAGTTTCTGTTGCTCTTCACCATGGCCTCCCACCACCCGGCCTTCAGCTTCCACCAGAAGCAGGTGCTGAGGCAGCAGCTCAGCCAGATCCAGGACGTCCTGCAG GTGagcaagggaggaggaggaggaggaggaggagatgctcAAGCAGCAGGCCCTGGCGGGGTTCGAACTGCCACCTGTCCCTCCCAGTCACATCACCACTATCACCGTCAGACCGCGTCCCTGCCACCGGCCTCGCTGGCCCCCGCCGCCTGCCCCCGGCCCGTTGCCAGCGGCCCCGCCTGCCTGCCTCTATCTGCCTGCCAACCCtgccacacacactgcacctgCTGGCACAAG AGCCAAACCAGAGAGGCCGGCACACTCTCAGGGGCCACCATGGGACGGCGAGACCGTGCGGTGAGCCAGGAGCTCACCCCTCCTCACCCggacctccctccccctcctctaccactactaccaccaccgccacctcctcctcagctgcctcctcctctacctgctgggCAGGTCCAGGATGCAGCAGCACCAACCAGGAACCGCAccaaaa GACTGATCGAGAGGGTGGCGCTGAGAGGTGTGACCCACGCGCCCGAGGACACGGCTGAATATGTGCTCGAG GCCGGCTGGTCAGATGGTTTGGTGTCCTCCGTTGTCAGAACTCAGCAGGAGGTGACGGAGCTGCTGACCCAG CTGTCACAAGCCTTTCCTGATGACGCAGTGGAGAAATTCTTCCCTCAGTCCATAGAGCTGGACCCCAG GAGTTTGACGGCGCTGCCCTGCCATGTTCTCCAGCACCACAGCGTCCAGCTGTTCTTCACCTCCGCCAGGCCTCTTTCACCCAACTGTcccgcctccctcccctccccccttccgCCAGTATCCTCTTCCCTTCCTACGGTTCCTGTATCCCCGACCTGTCCGTTCACCTCCAGCTCGA ATCTTGGCTGCATGGTTCAGCACAGAGGAGCCAACAG GGCGGTATACAGAGTGGCCAGCGTCCAGCCCGTCGTCAGCACCCACAGCTCTGTCTTGACTCGCCCCTcccctcacctctcctccctccctcctcctcctcctcttcctccccccatTCCGCCGCCCCAGCTGTCCTCGCTCTCCTTGGCGGGCGGCTGCGATCCCTCCACCCAGCCACATCCCCAACACAGTCAGCCCCACTCATACCCTCAGCACCACCTTCATGCTCAGACCAGCGGCCCGCCCGGCGCTCAGCATCAGTCCCTGCACCTGTCCCATTCCCAGCCTCTGCCCCACTCCCACTCCCTTTCCTACGCCCAGTCCCATCCCCTGTCTCGTTCCCAGTCCTACCCGCAGGCGGCGTGCCCATCCCAGCCCAACAGCGCGGAGCAGAACGGCATCCTGGACTGGCTCCGCAGGCTCCGGCTCCACAAGTATTACCCCGTCTTCAAGCAGCTCACCATGGAGGAG TTCTTGGCGCTGACGGAGGAGGACCTGAACAAGTACGACCTGACCCAAGGAGCAAAGAAGAAACTCAAGACTCAACTGGAGCTCCAAAAGACTCAACTAGAGATACAAAA ggAGATGCAGATGGAGAAGCGGCCCTGCAGCGGCATCGCCAGGGTGACGCCCTCCAGTCACATGGGACCCTCGACACATCCCACCTCCACCGCAG gGGAGCTCCGAGTGGAGGTGGACGCTGTGCCGCATCACCCCGTCTCGACGGACAGCAGCTCGTCCTCAGGCTACTCCAGCTCTCCCTGCTCCCCCCGAACGCCACTCGGCTGTGACTCCGCCTtcgacaggaccagagacattCACAGGc GTGTGCCAGGTCCAGAGGCAGTAGGAGGGGGTCCAGAGAAGGAACGGTCCTGTCTCTTCATCCTCAACTCCAGCTGCCCCACAGGCTCCAGTCGCCCCACGGCCCAGGTCCTACCTGTCCAGACCGACCCAgctcccctccaccctccctcctgctcctcccaaCCCCCCCTCGGCCACCCGCAGCCTCCTTACCACCCGCAGGCCAGTTACCCGCAGGCCCTGCTCTCCTCGGTCTCGAACCCAGCGCGCATCCTCGCTTCCCCCCGTAAGCCCCACCCCCCGCCACTGTGCACAGAGGACAGGACTAAGCCGCTGGGCTCGGGCCCGCCTGTAGCCGGAGCCGGCTTCCCGTCGGGGCTCAGTGTGGGCATGGGGGTGAGGCTGGAGAAGCTGTTCTCTGGGCGGAACATGGACGGCTCCTCCACACTCCAGGACACGCTAGTTTCGCGGGGCCTGGTGGGAGGTGACGTGGGTCCGATGGTGGAAACCAGTTCTGCTTTAACCTCCACCTCCAACAGCCATCACCACGTCTCTCACCCACCACTGCACTTCCACCTCTCGTCCTCTTGCTCCCCTTCTCCATCTGGATTCTACTCCTACCCTCCtacttctttctcctcctcctgtcccgcCACAAAGTCGGGCAGCTCCAGTAGTGGCGGTGGCGGTGatggtggcggcggcggcggcgtcttTGTCCCCATGGCAATGGCAAGCAGCGTCCCCGTGGCTGCGGTGCCGGGCAACACTTACTACCCGGCCCAACcaacctcctccctctccccctccccctccccctccccctcctctgcctcttcatTGGATCCAAGTTCAGGTCACACCCCATCCACGTGTGTCTGCAGCTCCTGCGGTTGCTGGGGTAACTGTGGCGCCTACGGGACGCTGCCCGGCTACCTGCAGCCGTTCTCGGCCGGCCCCTCGCTCTTCACCCTGGGTCCCCTGCTCCATCTCAGCCCCCTGATCGCCTCGTCCAGCGCCGCTGCCGGCAGCGGAGCCGCACCCTTCTCCTACCCGATGATGGTGCCTCCGCCCGTCTACCGCCACAGCCCGGCGTCACATGACCAGCAGCAGGGCTTCGCCTTCTATCAGCCCCAtggcatcatgggaaacggAGCCCACAAGTGGTCAGCGGGTAACGTGTCTTGTTACAACTGTGGCGCCAACggacacagagcagaggaaTGCAAACAGCCGGCCATGGATTCAGCACAGCAAG GAACGTTCCGGCTGAAGTACACTCCTCACTCCAACAGTAAGGACTCGGGGGACTAA